AGCTCGTAATCCAATTCACTTACTCCCGGCAGGTCGATTAGCACGAAGTCCGTGCTTACGACCGGGTTCTCGGGCGAGATTTGGAAGTTATTGTAGTTTGAACTTTGGTGATGTTCCATTAAGGCCGAAACCGAGTGAGTTCCATTGGGTAGGAAGAGCTTGTAATTACCATCAGAATTGGGTCTGGTGGCATATCTGCTCGTGGACATCACGGTAGCTTTGGCGGGATCGAGTCCGGAACTGGCAGATAGCGAACCATACAGGAATCCGGTTTTCAGATTCACATTTGTAAGCAAGAAGTCGTCTATATACCAGCCGATGCCGTTGGTGGCACCATTTGAGCCCAAACGGAAACGGAACATAACCTCTTGGTTGTCGTAAGCGCTCAGGTCAAAGGTTGCTGGCACCCAGGCATTGCTGTTGCCGGTCCAACCTGCTTCCATGTTCAATCCCACTATTGCGGTGTTGTCGTATCCTCCTGCAGGTGTCAGGATAGTCCAGCTATTACCGTTATTTGTGGATATGGCAAGGTTCACTCCGTCGAAATCGGGTTCGGTGCCATAATAGTGCATAAAGCTTAGCTGGCTCCCCGTTTCCAGAGTATAGCGGGGAGTGTAGAGATGGTATTGAACGTTGATCGGATACTGTCCCTGAAGGTTGGTGCCCCATACCTTGCTGCCGCTGTGGGCTTCCACGTTTTGGGGAATTCCCCAGGTCCAGCCAGTCTCAGAAACGAAATTGCCATTGCTGAAATCGAAATTTTGTGCCACATTGGGTTGATTGAAAGGCAGATTCAACTGTGCTTCCGCACCTTCTCCTCCCAGGGGATAAGCACTGAAGTTTAGCGGTATGTTTTCCAGAGATGTATCAACCCCGCTGAAATCCAGATTGAAGGCCAATTGCATGATCTGATTGGCACCGACGTTGATACCGGAAATATGGGGATTGCCTATTACCAGATTTGGTACTTCGCTGGTCAGAGTTGCTGTGACCTCGCTAGCCTGTACGTCGGTTGTGTTTTGCAGGTTCACAATCAGTTGCACTGCTTCGCTGGGATTGATCACACCATCGAAATTGGCATGGTAATCGTTTATCATATAAGAGTGATAACGCAATTTGGGCGCTTCCACCCTGATGCTTAAGGCATGGTTCCATTCCGCTTCATCGGTTTGTACATGTAAGTTGAAATTAATCAGCTCATCTGAAGGGCAGTCTTCGCTTACAGTAAATCTGTAGGCGTAGCGGTTTACACCGTTTTCTCCCGGCTGTAGCGGAAAATAGTCCGAGCTGGCGTTGATAAAGTTTATATAGGGGCTGTCCGTACTCAAAGTAGCCATAATGTCCTCAGCTATGATGTTTCCGGTGTTTTCCAGCAGGATGCCCATATTCACGAACTCTCCGGGTTCAATCACATTGTTCGGGTCTGTGGTATAAGTCTCTGCTATTAACAAGTTTGCAGCCTCGTAATATGTGGGTACATTGGAAATGAACAGTGCTTTTCCACTGCTCAGCGGAGCACAGGTTTGAGGGTAAGTGTTGTTGAACGTATATTCCAAGCCGCGGGTACCGGTGTGATCTTCAATTCCTATGGTGCAATAGTTGCCGTGCTCTGAGCCGGATTGCGAATCCACATTATTAAAAGTATGATATTGGAATTTGATGGGGCCGTCGCCCAAACTGGTGTTATATACGGATTGGTCATACAGGATCACCTGGAAGGTTTCTGGAGATGTACCATTACCTCCGTTTAGGAGGTTGTTCCATTCAACTATAAAGGCATGGTTACGACGGTCGAAGAGGGTGTATATCCCGCTTCCTGAGTGAGTAGCGAGATCATCCCAGAAGGGGGCAATCATCGGGCTGGGACCCATAGCGCCGGGCAGACGGAAATTACGGAATTCGGCGTTCTCGGTTACACCCAAAGCGATAAAGCCGTTTGAGCAAACAGTAATCTGAGTATAGTATTTGCCATAAAAGCGGAAGGGGAAGGGCAAATCTACTACTGCCAGAGATTGGGCTCCCACTTGATCACCTTCATCAGAACCATTGAGAATGTCGGAGATAGGCAGAGGAGTACCAAAGCCACCACTATTCGGGGAGATCGATACCCAGTTATATCCCGCAATTTCGTCGGGTGCGCCGTCGGTATCATCATAGATCACATAACCGTATTCATCCGGACCCAGAGGATTGTCCGAATCAGGACTACCCGCTGTAATACTGAAATCCACGATCTGCTCAAATCCAGCATCATTATATAGTTTCACATAGAGGGGAATTTGCATTCCAACGAGGGTTTGTGGCCTGAGCCAGACTGAGAAAGTGACTGTATTGATCTGTCCGGTTTCGCTGAGATCGCCTACTTCAGCCAGATCACTTTGCACAGATAGCAAGTCGTTGCGGGTGTAGAGCTTGGCAGAAAGACCAGTGACTGGTACCGTACTTGCATTGCTCAATCCCAAAACCAATTGAGCCATTTCTCCGGGATCGAGTATCCCGTCTTCAGGGCTGAGGGGAGCCGCAGAATCGGTATCTGCATCCATGTCTCCGAAAATTGTCTGCGTGGATACCTCGATAACTGGAGATTGTACAGAGATGAATTCGGATACTTGATAGCTGTTTCCCTCTCCAGCACTGAGATTCAAGTGGATGCGCAGCATTGTGCCGTTCGGAGTGGCAGGACTAAGCTCAATCACCAAAGGATTTGTGCTGTCCAAAGTAGCTCCGCCGGGAATATCTCCATAAGTGATGGCTGGGTTCGGGATGTTTATCCAAGGGCTATCGCAAGTCACGGTTCCGCTAATACCGGATATAGTGTCCTGCCCGGTATTGCGCAGTCCAAAATATGCATTCACAGTCTCACCGGCATTGGCTACCCCGTTTGGCAAGCTGGAAGTGGCGTCATCGATAACGATATTGCCTGCAACCAGAGTAGGCACGTTCACGATATTGATATAGCGTTGCAAGGGTTTATAATTGTGCTTGGAAACGGTAATAATGGCTTCTCCGGCAAGCATAGTGTCTGGAAGAACAAGGATCACATTGCCCTCTGCATCGGTATAACCACGGGAAAGAATGTCGGAATCTAGGGAAAGCACTACAGACGCACCCTCCACCGGGGCTTGACTAAGAGTATCCGTGATTGCCACATCCAAAAGCTTTAGTCCTAAGGGAATCTCACCTTCGGTTTGCATCTGGAATTGATCCGGTATTCCCGTAAACACTTCCATGGTAGGATCTCCCATCAGGTTGCACCAGTGGGCAAATTTCTCTGCGTTTAATGGGGATGAAATACCGAAGATCTGATTAATATACAGTTTGCCGTGTAGGGCAGCTTCACCCATGGTACGCATATCCCGGGCAAAAATACCCTCAAAGATACCACCATGCAAGACATTGTTGAATGTAGTGTGAGTGCTGGATGTGCTCATACCGATGGCAGTAACAGTTCCTTTCGGGGCAGCAGTGGTGCCTTGACGTATCATATCCTCTGTCTCAGAGGGGCTACTGGAATCAAAGTTTCCTGTAGCACAAGTGATAGTGACAGCATGTGGCAGTTTCTGGCCATTATACAGAGAGCCCGCAGAGGGTGGACTAAAATCTATATATCCGCGGAAACTGTAAAAGCTGATACCTTCGTTAAACGCGGTGGTAATGCCTGTGGTAAATGCACTGAAGGTTGGGCCATATAGCTCTGTGAAAGTATTATCCGGATTCACCTCCAAGGCCATCTCTTTGATGTATTTACTAAGGTACATGGTTGATATTCCGGAAGGATCGTTATCGCCAACTAGGAGCATGTGGTTCAGCCAATCTGCCTGATCCACATTGATATCTTTCTCATATAGATAGATCTTATTCAGTACCACCAGAAACTGGCTAACGTCGGCTACAGAGATTCTGCCGATAAAGATATCGCCAAGCATATCCCCAGTGTTCATGTGCGTATAAGGATAGTCGGTAGCACCGGAGTTGTTCGTGAATGCTGGAATGGGAAAGCTGCCCTGGGTATCTCCGATCAGGATCACGTAGTCCGGCCGCGTCTCCAGGTTGTTGTACCGACCTCGAATATAGCTTTGGATGCTGGAAGTATTGGATCCTGCCCCAGATGAACCGGTGGGAACTACATCTACATCAGCACCTTTTTGACGCTTCCAGGTAACATAAGCGTTCAAAGCAACATTAAACAGGTTGTCCGAGGATTGACCATGGATTATCAGATAACGGGGTGGAGTGTTTGCTATCAACAGATCTCTATAATCGTCATAGTTCTGAATAATCGAAGCATAGGTCTTGTCAAAAGCGGGAGATATATACTGCACCGGTGCGGATAATTCGTTTATTCCCGGTTCAGCATCGAAACTCAGGCGCAGAGAGATATTGTTGTGCACCGTAAGTTCTTGGCTTTCTGCATTGTAGCTAAAGGGATTCACCTGCAGAGTGATAATCCTGAAGTCACGTAGGATCATGGGATCGCTGTATTCAACCGCAGCGGCGGGATATTGCCCGCCACTGCTGTAATATTGTGTATTTTGAATGAAGGATTTGGGGCTTTCCAGCTCCGACCCTTGTTGCAGAGGGTAAGCATTGAATTCACTGATAATACTCTGATCTGATGATAACACTTCTACATTTACAGTGCCCTGATACGGAATAGCTATAGTAGTGGTGATAACGGGCAATTCAGGCATACCACTTTGCATCAGTGTAGCTGCACCGGGTAGTTCTATCCGGTGGAAGCTTTGAGAGCCCACCATTTGGGGTGTCACCTGAAATTGTGGAAGATGAAACTCTAAGTCCATATTTTGTGAACTTCGGTGGCTAATCTCAAAAGCAGATTTGAACGAAGTCGGAGATATTTCTGCTTCGGAGCTAAAAGCGAGCCCGCACATCAGGCTCAATAGTATTAGCACTATTGATCTTTTCATTGGCTATCCTCTGTCGGATTAGATTTATCAGTATTTCAATGCAAGTATTGTTCCTATTTCTTTACAGATTATAGTATAGCATCATTTCATGAGGGTGAGGACGTGCCGTCATCGCCTCATGTTCTGCTAGTTTCAGCTGGATGTGGCTACTAATCAACTCTTCATTAAATACATTCCCGGTCAGCAAAAAGTCATGATCGTCCTGCAGGGCCTGCATAGCTTCTGCCAGATTGGCGGGAATGGACAACAGGCTGGATTTTTTCTCTTCACTCCAGGCAAATACATTGTCATCGAAGGGCCCCAAGTTATGCTTTTTAGGATCAATCTTGTTTTTAATGCCGTCCAAACCTGCCATCAGAATCGCACTCATGGCCAGATAGGGATTGCAGGTTGCGTCTCCCGTACGGAATTCAAAGCGTTTTTCCTCCGGGCTGTTCGCATACTTGGGAATTCGGATGGCAGCTGAGCGATTAGCAAGCCCGTAGAAGAGCTTTACCGGTGCTTCAAATCCGGGTAAGAGGCGTTTGAAACTGTTCGTGGATGGATTGGTGAATGCCACCAGGGCGCGGCCGTGATAGAGGATGCCGCCGATAAACCAGATGGCTTCTTTGGAGAGATCGGCATATCCGCCCTTTTTATAGAATATATTCTTGCCGTTTTTGTGCAGCATCATGTGGAAGTGCATTCCGTTTCCGGCATGATTGAAGACAGGCTTGGGCATGAAAGTGGCGGTAAGGCCATATTCCAGCGCCGTTCT
This genomic window from Candidatus Cloacimonadota bacterium contains:
- a CDS encoding C25 family cysteine peptidase, which translates into the protein MKRSIVLILLSLMCGLAFSSEAEISPTSFKSAFEISHRSSQNMDLEFHLPQFQVTPQMVGSQSFHRIELPGAATLMQSGMPELPVITTTIAIPYQGTVNVEVLSSDQSIISEFNAYPLQQGSELESPKSFIQNTQYYSSGGQYPAAAVEYSDPMILRDFRIITLQVNPFSYNAESQELTVHNNISLRLSFDAEPGINELSAPVQYISPAFDKTYASIIQNYDDYRDLLIANTPPRYLIIHGQSSDNLFNVALNAYVTWKRQKGADVDVVPTGSSGAGSNTSSIQSYIRGRYNNLETRPDYVILIGDTQGSFPIPAFTNNSGATDYPYTHMNTGDMLGDIFIGRISVADVSQFLVVLNKIYLYEKDINVDQADWLNHMLLVGDNDPSGISTMYLSKYIKEMALEVNPDNTFTELYGPTFSAFTTGITTAFNEGISFYSFRGYIDFSPPSAGSLYNGQKLPHAVTITCATGNFDSSSPSETEDMIRQGTTAAPKGTVTAIGMSTSSTHTTFNNVLHGGIFEGIFARDMRTMGEAALHGKLYINQIFGISSPLNAEKFAHWCNLMGDPTMEVFTGIPDQFQMQTEGEIPLGLKLLDVAITDTLSQAPVEGASVVLSLDSDILSRGYTDAEGNVILVLPDTMLAGEAIITVSKHNYKPLQRYINIVNVPTLVAGNIVIDDATSSLPNGVANAGETVNAYFGLRNTGQDTISGISGTVTCDSPWINIPNPAITYGDIPGGATLDSTNPLVIELSPATPNGTMLRIHLNLSAGEGNSYQVSEFISVQSPVIEVSTQTIFGDMDADTDSAAPLSPEDGILDPGEMAQLVLGLSNASTVPVTGLSAKLYTRNDLLSVQSDLAEVGDLSETGQINTVTFSVWLRPQTLVGMQIPLYVKLYNDAGFEQIVDFSITAGSPDSDNPLGPDEYGYVIYDDTDGAPDEIAGYNWVSISPNSGGFGTPLPISDILNGSDEGDQVGAQSLAVVDLPFPFRFYGKYYTQITVCSNGFIALGVTENAEFRNFRLPGAMGPSPMIAPFWDDLATHSGSGIYTLFDRRNHAFIVEWNNLLNGGNGTSPETFQVILYDQSVYNTSLGDGPIKFQYHTFNNVDSQSGSEHGNYCTIGIEDHTGTRGLEYTFNNTYPQTCAPLSSGKALFISNVPTYYEAANLLIAETYTTDPNNVIEPGEFVNMGILLENTGNIIAEDIMATLSTDSPYINFINASSDYFPLQPGENGVNRYAYRFTVSEDCPSDELINFNLHVQTDEAEWNHALSIRVEAPKLRYHSYMINDYHANFDGVINPSEAVQLIVNLQNTTDVQASEVTATLTSEVPNLVIGNPHISGINVGANQIMQLAFNLDFSGVDTSLENIPLNFSAYPLGGEGAEAQLNLPFNQPNVAQNFDFSNGNFVSETGWTWGIPQNVEAHSGSKVWGTNLQGQYPINVQYHLYTPRYTLETGSQLSFMHYYGTEPDFDGVNLAISTNNGNSWTILTPAGGYDNTAIVGLNMEAGWTGNSNAWVPATFDLSAYDNQEVMFRFRLGSNGATNGIGWYIDDFLLTNVNLKTGFLYGSLSASSGLDPAKATVMSTSRYATRPNSDGNYKLFLPNGTHSVSALMEHHQSSNYNNFQISPENPVVSTDFVLIDLPGVSELDYELSENSVDLELSWQAPVDPVLSISGYRVYKRFNSGPFELVQESSAMSFSESRPQIGYYYYYVCAVYAGEEGTPSQTLLIGNPYSDTQENESPSLVTGLAGNYPNPFNPTTTIAFSLAEAGPAKLFIYNIKGQLVRQLANSDFNAGKHFLVWDGRDNGGHPVSSGLYFYRLSARNYSKTRKMILMK